The segment GTGGCAGCCATCGTTCGCCGCCCATGTCTGGGACAATGCCGATGCGATCTTCACCGGCGATACCGATGAGGACGGCATGGGCCGCTGGCGGTTTCCGCGTGAAGCGCTCGGTGAGACCTGGCCGCTGCAATTGCTCGGCATCGATTTTCTCGGCCGCTTCACCGCCTTCCGCCATGTCGGCGTCTTCCCGGAGCAGATCGTGCACTGGGCCTGGATGAAGGAACAAGTCGAAGCCGCAAAGCGGCCGCTGAAGGTGTTGAACCTTTTCGGCTATACCGGTGTCGCTTCGCTGGTCGCTGCTGCTGCCGGCGCCGAAGTCACCCATGTCGACGCCTCGAAGAAGGCGATCGGCTGGGCGCGGGAAAACCAGGCGCTCGGCCGCATGGAAAAACTGCCGATCCGCTGGATCTGCGAAGACGCCATGAAATTCATCCTGCGCGAGGAACGGCGCGGCAACAAATACGACATCATCCTGACCGACCCGCCGAAGTTCGGCCGCGGCCCGAATGGTGAGGTCTGGCATCTCTTCGAACATCTGCCGTCGATGCTCGACATCTGCCGCGAAATCCTGTCGCCCAAGGCGCTTGGCCTGGTGCTGACAGCCTATTCCATCCGCGCCAGCTTCTATTCGATCCATGAGCTGATGCGCGAAACCATGCGCGGCGCTGGCGGCGTCGTCGAATCCGGCGAACTGGTGATCCGCGAGGCTGGCCTCGACGGCAAGACGCCGGGCCGCGCGCTCTCAACATCTCTCTTCAGCCGCTGGGTGCCGAAATGAACCATGATTTCCGCAATGACGGCCCCCGCAAGGTCGGACATGTCAAGGAGGTCACCTCCCTTGCCAATCCGATCATCAAGGACATCAAGGCGCTGACCAACAAGAAGTCGCGCGAGGAGAGCGGCGCTTTCCTGGCGGAAGGTTTGAAGCTGGTCATCGATGCCCTGGAGCTCGGCTGGACCATTCGCACGCTGGTCTACGCCAAGGCGGCCAAAGGCAGGCCGCTGGTCGAGCAGGTGGCCGCCAAAACCGTCGCTGCCGGCGGGCTGGTGCTCGAAGTCAGCGAAAAAGTTATCGCCTCCATCACCCGCCGCGATAACCCGCAGATGGTGGTCGGCATATTCGACCAGCGCTGGCGGCAGCTCCGCGACGTCAAGCCGAAGACCGGCGACACCTGGGTGGCACTCGATCGCGTGCGTGACCCCGGCAATCTCGGCACCATCATCCGCACCGCCGATGCGGCTGGTGCGTCCGGCGTGATCCTCGTCGGTGAAACGACGGACCCGTTTTCGCTGGAAACCGTAAGGGCAACCATGGGCTCGGTCTTCGCCGTTCCCGTCGTCAAGGCGACGCCGGAAGAGTTTTTGGCCTGGAAGAAGACCGCGGGCGTTTCCGTTGTGGCCACCCATCTGGCCGGTGCTGTCGATTACCGCACGATCGATTACAAGAAAAAGCCCGTCGTGCTGCTGATGGGCAATGAACAGTCCGGCCTGCCGGATGCCCTGGCGAAGGAGGCCGATGCGCTTGCCCGCATCCCGCAGGCCGGCCGCGCCGACAGCCTTAACCTGGCGGTGGCGACGGCAGTCATGCTGTTCGAATCCCGCCGTCATCTTCTGACCCTAAGCGAGACGCGATGACCGACAGCGAGATGAACGAACAAGCACCCGCAAAACCCGCTCTGTTTTCCCGGCCTTTGCCGATCCTGATTTTCATTGTGGCCGCCGTTATCCTCGATCAGGCGGTCAAGATCATAGTCGACAACTGGCTGCCTTTGCAGGAGATGGTGCCGGTCATTCCGATGCTGGCGCTTTACCGCACCTATAATCTCGGCGTCGCCTTCTCGATGCTGTCGGGCACGGATGGCTGGTTCATCGTCGGCATGCGGCTCGTTATCGTCGTTTTCGTGCTCTGGCTCTGGCGGCGGACGCCAAATCATCGCTGGCTTGCCCATCTCGGCTTCGCTTTGATTATTGCCGGTGCGCTCGGCAACCTGATCGACCGGTTCCTCTACGGCCATGTGATCGACTACATCCTCTTCCATACCGAAACATGGTCGTTCGCCGTCTTCAATCTCGCCGACAGTTTCATCACCGTCGGGGCGGGCTGCGTCATTCTGGACGAGCTGCTTTTGCCGAAAAAGGCGAAAGCCTAAAATTCTAACGAATCCCTGAAGGCAACGGGAAGAGTGCTCATGTTAGTAAGACAACATGAGCACTCTGGCAAACCTGCAGGAAAAGCTTGTCGCCGCCGTTGACGACCACGCCGCACCACGCGAACGGCCGGTTGAAGACGCGCCGCCCATTACTGCCGATCCCATTGAGATTTCGCCGGCTAACATTTTGGATGCGCCGCAGCCTGCGTTTTCCCAATGGCTGCAGCGCCATTGGTTGAACGGTGGCGGCCTGATTGCCGGCGTCGCGTTCTTGTGGGTCGGCTATGCCGGCGGCCCGCTGGCGCTTGCTGCTTTGCTAGGCCTGATGGTGCTGGCGATTGTCGCCGGCGGCGTCTTCCGCAGGCGAAATGCTGCCCGCAAGGTCGTGGCGGAGACGCCGACCCTCAGCGAACATGAGCACGACCGTCTCTGGGAGAACAACGAAAGCACCAGCCTGCTTGCCACCATCCACGATGCGCTTGGCGATATCACGGTGACACGCGACATCGAACGCCGCATCATTCATGGCAATGCCACTTTCCGCAAACTGATCGGCAGGTCGAATCCAGAGGGTTTGACATTGGAGGAGGCGGGTCTTGTCTTCCGCGCCGCCCTAGCTTCCGAGCGCCAGGACGCGGAGATTTCCACGCCGGAAGGCCCGCGCATCTTTGCTTGGCATGATGTCATGTTCCGTGATCCCGCCACCGGGCAGTTGAGGATCCAGAGCGTCGCCCGCGACGTCACCGAGGAGCGGCAGGCCGCGCGTCTGCGCGAAGAGGCACGGCTGAAGGCGGAATATAACAGCGCTGCCAAATCGCGGCTGCTCGCGACCGTCAGCCACGAGATCCGAACGCCTCTGTCGGGCATTCTCGGCATGAACCATCTGCTCGCCCAGACGCCGCTGACCCTGGAGCAGGCCAATTACCTGACCGGCATCCGCCAGTCTGGCAATGCCCTGGTGCAACTCGTCGAAGACCTCTTGGATTTCTCGACGATCGAAGTCGGCCGCTTCCAGCTCCGGCCGCGCGCCGAACATCTGCGGCCGCTGCTGGAAGGCGTTGTCGAGATGCTCGCCCATCGCGCCCATGAAAAAGGTATCGAGATCGCCGCAACCGTCGCGGCGGATGTTCCCGAAATCATGGAGTTCGATCCCGCTCGCCTCCGCCAGGTGCTGTTCAACGTCATCGGCAATGCCGTGAAGTTTACGCAGACAGGTGGCGTCCTCATCCGCGCCGGCCTCGATAGCGAAGACCTGGTGATATCGGTCAGGGACAGCGGCCCGGGAATGACCGAGGAGGAGCAGGCACGCATCTTCGGCGAGTTCGAACAGGCGGGTAGCATGTTGGACAGAAGTGCCGGCACAGGTCTGGGGCTCGCCATCTCCGCCCGCATCCTGCGTGAGTTCGGCGGCACATTGAGCGTTTCCAGCATGCGGGGCGAAGGCAGCGAATTCAACGTCCGCTTCCCGGTTTCGGCTGTTGCCGGAGAGAACGAACAGGTCAGGCGCAACGAGCTGCTCAAATGCTCCCGTGTACTGCTGCTGGCGCCGGAAGGCGCCGCAAGCACGGCGATTGCCGATACCATCCGCACACTTGGCGGCCACTGCCGCCTGATCGGTCCCGGTGATGTGGAAAAGCTGGCGCGGTCCGCTCTTCAAGACGAAGGCATGCCGCTGACGGATCTCATCGTCGATCATCGCATGGCCCCATGGTATTTCCGCGAAGGGACTGAACTTGTCGCGTCCGGCGTTAGAAAGATCTTTCTGGTCAATCCGGAGGAGCGCAACACGCATCCGCTCGATCTCTTCGATGCATGGCTCATTCGGCCGTTGCGCGAACAATCGCTGATCGATGTGCTGAGCGGCCGCATGCGCGGCATGGAGAAGCGGGATGTGCTGAGCAGCCCGCCCGAAATCGGTATCGTGACGCCGGAGACGGCGGATGTCGCACTCAACGTTCTCTTGGGCGAGGACGATCCTGTCAACGCCATGCTGGTGCGCGCCATGCTCGCCAAAGCCGGCCACAGGGTTCGTCTCGTCGAGGATTTCGATAATTTGCTCGCCCGCGCCGAAAACAGCGAAAATCGCCCTGATGTCGTCGTCACCGATCTCACCATGCCCGGCGGCGAGGGCGCAGCGATGCTCGCGCAACTAAGGGCATTGGAGCGCCGATACGGCCTTTCGCCGCTGCCTGTGATCGTGCTGACCGCCGACAGTCGCGACGCCATCCGACGCCAGGCACTGCTTTCCGGGGCCGATGCCGTCATCGTCAAGCCGGTAGATCCCGATCGTTTGATCGCAGAGGTACGGGGCCTGTCGAAGCAGGCTTTGGGACACGGCTAGATTGAAAACATGCCTCCGAATCGTGATTCGGTCCTCTCCGTCTGCGCGATGACGAACTTGTCGAAAAGCCGCTTCGCAGCTTTTAAGAGCATCTCTTAGGATATAAGGGCTTCATCCGAATTCGGTGATTGGAACAGGCACGGTTCTTGCTTTTCGCAAAACACCATGTCACTTTCCTGTCGCACGAATTTGCTTTATGGCGGCTATATCAACCCGTAGAGGGGGAGTCGCCATGTCCATCGAAATTTTGAATCGCGAAGCTCAGGGCGAAATGGTTCAGTCTTCAAAGGCAACGGTTGAGCCGGTTGCCAGCGATGTGCTCGGACGCATCGGAAATCTAGAAACGCGCCTTGCTCGCACGGCACGGGAAATTGATGCTGCCCAGGCGGTGCGCTATCGCGTCTTCGTTGAGGAGATGAATGCGCAACTCCCGGCCGATGCCATGCGTCGCCAGCGCGATATCGATAGCTGGGATTCGATCTGCGACCATCTGCTGGTTCTCGACCGCTCGCTGGAAGGCGATTCGGAAGACCAGATTGTCGGCACCTATCGTCTGCTGCGCCAGGATGTGGCGATGGCGAATGGCGGCTTCTATTCTTCTTCGGAATTCGACATCGATGCCCTGCTCGCCCGTCATCCCGAAAAGCGCTTCATGGAACTCGGCCGCTCCTGCGTGCTGCCGGAATACCGTACCAAGCGAACGGTCGAACTGCTGTGGCAGGGCAATTGGGCCTATTCGCTGAAACACGGCATGAACGCCATGTTCGGCTGCGCCTCCTTCCCCGGCATCCGTCCGGAGCAGCATGCGCTGGCTCTATCCTTCCTCTACCATAACGTCAGCGCCAAGGACGAATGGGCCGTCAGCGCGCTGCCGTCGCTTGCACGCACCATGGACCTGATGCCCGTCGAAGCGGTCAATTCCAAGAAGGCGCTGATGGCGCTGCCGCCGCTGATCAAGGGTTACCTGCGCCTTGGCGCCATGGTCGGCTCCACCGCCGTCGTGGATCATGCCTTCAACACGACCGACGTCCTGATCGTCCTGCCGATCGCCAGCATTTCGGACCGCTATGTCAATTATTACGGTGCCGACGCCGGCCGGTTTGCGAGTTGATTGACGTAAGCCGGACTGATTCGGCCCCGGCCATCCTCAGGGAATCGCAAAAATATCGATCTCATCCGTAATGCCGCGAAGCGAAACGTGGTGGGATTGCGGCGTCAAACCGTGTGTCGTCAGCAATTCGCTGGCGCGAGGATTGTCGAGTACGGAGCCGGTGGCGAATATTTCGTGCGAGTTGGCGAGATGCTGCACGCGGGAAGCAATATTGACCGTCTGTCCGAAATAATCCTGACGCTCGTTCAGGCTAACCGCGATGCACGGCCCTTCATGAATGCCGATCTTGAGAAGGAGATCGTCGTTGCCGCGCTCCTTGTTGAGGCTGACCATCGCTTCGCGCATCCGCATGGCCGCGACCAGTGCCCGGTCCGGCGTCGGAAACGTCGCCATCACCGCATCGCCGATGGTTTTGACGATGGCACCCGCCTCCGCACCGACGATCTCTTGCAGGATGCCGAAATGGGTTCTTACCAGATCGAAGGCGGCAAGGTCGCCGACCCTTTCATATAGCGCCGTCGAACCGCGCAAATCGGTGAACAGGAAGGTGAGGCTGGTGATCTTCAGCCGCTGGTCCACGTCGATCGTGTCCGTGCGGTGGATGTCGCGGAAGGTTTGATTCGAGAGCAGTCGCTTTGCGGTCAGGAATGGACGCCGTCGACCCAGCAGGCCGTGCAGCACGTCATTGGCCACGCAGATCGATGGCAATGTGCGGACCTCCGTGTGATTTTCCATCAGAACGCGCAAGGGGCCGGGTCGCAGGGTGATGGGTTCGCTGTGCCGGTGCATGCGATCGAATATGAGCGAGATGGTCTGCCGCTCCTTCGACGGCTCGCCCTTTACGTCCAGGAATAGTGCCGCATGCGTGACCGGCTCGAAGATGATCACGTATTCCGCCGGCAACTGAAGCGATACGACGGCTTTTTCTCCCGCAGGCAGTTCCAGCGCCTCCAGAATGAATTGGTCGACCGTCGCTTCGTAGCCCTCATCGGGAAGGTCGACGCCTGAGCCCCAATAGATCTGGCGAAAATACTCGAAGGGCGGCAATTCGTGCGGATTGTGAGCCTCGATATGGCGCACGCGCGGGCTGACGGTGAAGGTGACTTCGACCATCTCGTCGAGGGTC is part of the Rhizobium sp. CB3090 genome and harbors:
- a CDS encoding class I SAM-dependent methyltransferase: MKQKERRPGSKPAGGPGAKPQRDVRRDAPLKTGKPPAKPARDAGPRSAPAARDRDGRMSEPRVTAAIAVTSERPLITRNGERPVERVPVILESLGAGDFHLIDSGNGLKLEQYGPYRIVRPEAQALWQPSFAAHVWDNADAIFTGDTDEDGMGRWRFPREALGETWPLQLLGIDFLGRFTAFRHVGVFPEQIVHWAWMKEQVEAAKRPLKVLNLFGYTGVASLVAAAAGAEVTHVDASKKAIGWARENQALGRMEKLPIRWICEDAMKFILREERRGNKYDIILTDPPKFGRGPNGEVWHLFEHLPSMLDICREILSPKALGLVLTAYSIRASFYSIHELMRETMRGAGGVVESGELVIREAGLDGKTPGRALSTSLFSRWVPK
- a CDS encoding RNA methyltransferase, which codes for MNHDFRNDGPRKVGHVKEVTSLANPIIKDIKALTNKKSREESGAFLAEGLKLVIDALELGWTIRTLVYAKAAKGRPLVEQVAAKTVAAGGLVLEVSEKVIASITRRDNPQMVVGIFDQRWRQLRDVKPKTGDTWVALDRVRDPGNLGTIIRTADAAGASGVILVGETTDPFSLETVRATMGSVFAVPVVKATPEEFLAWKKTAGVSVVATHLAGAVDYRTIDYKKKPVVLLMGNEQSGLPDALAKEADALARIPQAGRADSLNLAVATAVMLFESRRHLLTLSETR
- the lspA gene encoding signal peptidase II, whose protein sequence is MNEQAPAKPALFSRPLPILIFIVAAVILDQAVKIIVDNWLPLQEMVPVIPMLALYRTYNLGVAFSMLSGTDGWFIVGMRLVIVVFVLWLWRRTPNHRWLAHLGFALIIAGALGNLIDRFLYGHVIDYILFHTETWSFAVFNLADSFITVGAGCVILDELLLPKKAKA
- a CDS encoding ATP-binding protein; translated protein: MSTLANLQEKLVAAVDDHAAPRERPVEDAPPITADPIEISPANILDAPQPAFSQWLQRHWLNGGGLIAGVAFLWVGYAGGPLALAALLGLMVLAIVAGGVFRRRNAARKVVAETPTLSEHEHDRLWENNESTSLLATIHDALGDITVTRDIERRIIHGNATFRKLIGRSNPEGLTLEEAGLVFRAALASERQDAEISTPEGPRIFAWHDVMFRDPATGQLRIQSVARDVTEERQAARLREEARLKAEYNSAAKSRLLATVSHEIRTPLSGILGMNHLLAQTPLTLEQANYLTGIRQSGNALVQLVEDLLDFSTIEVGRFQLRPRAEHLRPLLEGVVEMLAHRAHEKGIEIAATVAADVPEIMEFDPARLRQVLFNVIGNAVKFTQTGGVLIRAGLDSEDLVISVRDSGPGMTEEEQARIFGEFEQAGSMLDRSAGTGLGLAISARILREFGGTLSVSSMRGEGSEFNVRFPVSAVAGENEQVRRNELLKCSRVLLLAPEGAASTAIADTIRTLGGHCRLIGPGDVEKLARSALQDEGMPLTDLIVDHRMAPWYFREGTELVASGVRKIFLVNPEERNTHPLDLFDAWLIRPLREQSLIDVLSGRMRGMEKRDVLSSPPEIGIVTPETADVALNVLLGEDDPVNAMLVRAMLAKAGHRVRLVEDFDNLLARAENSENRPDVVVTDLTMPGGEGAAMLAQLRALERRYGLSPLPVIVLTADSRDAIRRQALLSGADAVIVKPVDPDRLIAEVRGLSKQALGHG
- a CDS encoding GNAT family N-acetyltransferase encodes the protein MSIEILNREAQGEMVQSSKATVEPVASDVLGRIGNLETRLARTAREIDAAQAVRYRVFVEEMNAQLPADAMRRQRDIDSWDSICDHLLVLDRSLEGDSEDQIVGTYRLLRQDVAMANGGFYSSSEFDIDALLARHPEKRFMELGRSCVLPEYRTKRTVELLWQGNWAYSLKHGMNAMFGCASFPGIRPEQHALALSFLYHNVSAKDEWAVSALPSLARTMDLMPVEAVNSKKALMALPPLIKGYLRLGAMVGSTAVVDHAFNTTDVLIVLPIASISDRYVNYYGADAGRFAS
- a CDS encoding adenylate/guanylate cyclase domain-containing protein; its protein translation is MSEAQPLFEVLRHSAQPDIVDAIERLVLDAPDRKLNRVNALAFAAEHGFDEEQTINAFLHASRLGLFEISWNVLCPGCGGVLDANTSLKTVQSDTYSCALCAAGYEPTLDEMVEVTFTVSPRVRHIEAHNPHELPPFEYFRQIYWGSGVDLPDEGYEATVDQFILEALELPAGEKAVVSLQLPAEYVIIFEPVTHAALFLDVKGEPSKERQTISLIFDRMHRHSEPITLRPGPLRVLMENHTEVRTLPSICVANDVLHGLLGRRRPFLTAKRLLSNQTFRDIHRTDTIDVDQRLKITSLTFLFTDLRGSTALYERVGDLAAFDLVRTHFGILQEIVGAEAGAIVKTIGDAVMATFPTPDRALVAAMRMREAMVSLNKERGNDDLLLKIGIHEGPCIAVSLNERQDYFGQTVNIASRVQHLANSHEIFATGSVLDNPRASELLTTHGLTPQSHHVSLRGITDEIDIFAIP